The proteins below come from a single Thalassotalea ponticola genomic window:
- a CDS encoding NADH:ubiquinone reductase (Na(+)-transporting) subunit B translates to MGLKKFIEDIEPHFEKGGKHEKWFALYEAVATGLFTPGYVTKGKTHIRDSIDLKRIMITVWLAVFPAMFFGMFNIGHQAAEALAAGYALADTWQVSLFSMFGAELTAQSGWFVKMLYGACFFLPIYMTVFIVGGFWEVMFAAVRKHEVNEGFFVTSILFALILPATIPLWQAALGITFGVVIAKEIFGGTGKNFLNPALAGRAFLFFAYPAEISGDQVWVAVDGFSGATALAAAAAGTFEYAPIFSQDWLNAFYGFIPGSVGEVSTLAIFIGGAYILYKGIASWRIVLSVFAGMVATAFLFNAIGSDTNAMFAMPWYWHLVLGGFAFGMMFMATDPVTMSFTNTGKYFFGALVGVMVVLIRVVNPAFPEGMMLAILFANLFAPLFDYFVVQSNIKRRLARV, encoded by the coding sequence ATGGGCTTGAAAAAGTTTATTGAAGACATCGAGCCGCATTTTGAAAAAGGCGGTAAGCACGAAAAATGGTTTGCGTTATACGAAGCGGTTGCTACCGGTTTGTTTACCCCAGGGTACGTAACCAAAGGTAAAACCCACATTCGTGACAGTATTGACTTAAAACGTATCATGATCACTGTATGGCTAGCGGTTTTCCCTGCCATGTTCTTTGGTATGTTTAACATCGGTCATCAAGCAGCTGAAGCGTTAGCTGCTGGTTACGCACTAGCTGATACATGGCAAGTAAGCTTATTTAGCATGTTTGGTGCTGAGCTAACAGCCCAGTCTGGCTGGTTCGTTAAGATGCTTTACGGTGCGTGTTTCTTCCTACCTATCTATATGACGGTGTTCATTGTAGGTGGTTTCTGGGAAGTCATGTTTGCTGCAGTGCGCAAGCACGAAGTTAACGAAGGTTTCTTCGTAACCTCAATCTTATTCGCGCTAATTTTGCCGGCAACGATTCCTTTATGGCAAGCAGCCTTAGGTATTACCTTCGGTGTTGTTATTGCTAAGGAAATCTTTGGTGGTACAGGTAAAAACTTCTTGAACCCAGCGCTTGCTGGTCGTGCGTTCTTATTCTTTGCATACCCTGCAGAAATCTCAGGTGACCAAGTGTGGGTTGCTGTTGACGGTTTCTCTGGCGCAACGGCATTAGCCGCAGCGGCAGCTGGTACCTTTGAATACGCACCAATCTTCTCACAAGATTGGTTGAATGCATTCTACGGTTTTATTCCTGGTTCAGTTGGTGAAGTGTCTACCTTAGCTATTTTTATTGGTGGTGCATACATCTTGTACAAAGGTATTGCTTCATGGCGTATCGTGTTGTCAGTGTTTGCCGGTATGGTAGCAACTGCGTTCCTATTTAACGCAATTGGCTCAGATACTAACGCAATGTTCGCGATGCCTTGGTACTGGCACTTAGTATTGGGTGGCTTTGCTTTTGGTATGATGTTCATGGCAACCGATCCGGTAACTATGTCATTTACCAACACTGGTAAGTACTTCTTCGGTGCCCTTGTTGGTGTCATGGTGGTACTAATTCGTGTAGTTAACCCAGCATTCCCTGAAGGTATGATGTTAGCAATCTTATTCGCTAACTTATTCGCACCGCTATTTGACTACTTCGTGGTTCAGTCAAACATCAAACGGAGACTTGCACGTGTCTAA
- a CDS encoding Na(+)-translocating NADH-quinone reductase subunit A translates to MITIKKGLDIPVKGAPQQVIHDGSAIKTVAALGEEFVGMRPTMFVRAGDSVKKGQVLFEDKKNPGVKFTSPVAGVVKEINRGEKRVLQSVVIEINGDDEETFNAYGTKQLASLSRQDVEANLVNSGLWTALRTRPYSKTPALGSVAANIFVSAMDTNPLAADPQVIIAEQKQAFVDGLTVLSRLTEGKVFVSKAPGADIPAGNATVNEFAGPHPAGLVGTHIHFLAPVSADKMAWHLGYQDVIAIGTLFTTGKLDSSRVVALAGPAAKNPRLVRTIVGASTDELTAGELIDGEVRIISGSPLQGVKAVGAHAYLGRFHVQVAALLEGREKEFIGYMYPGPNKFSVTRAYMSHFFKGKLFNMTTTTNGSSRAMVPIGNYERVMPLDILPTMLLRDLAAKDTDSAQLLGALELDEEDLALCTFVCPGKTDYGVLLRDVLTTIEKEG, encoded by the coding sequence ATGATTACAATAAAAAAAGGTCTGGATATCCCTGTAAAAGGGGCGCCCCAGCAAGTAATCCATGATGGTTCGGCCATCAAAACCGTGGCGGCACTAGGTGAAGAGTTTGTGGGTATGCGCCCAACCATGTTCGTAAGAGCAGGTGACAGCGTTAAAAAAGGCCAAGTTCTTTTTGAAGACAAGAAGAACCCTGGCGTGAAATTCACATCTCCTGTTGCTGGTGTTGTTAAAGAAATTAATCGTGGCGAAAAGCGCGTTTTACAATCTGTTGTGATTGAAATCAATGGCGACGATGAAGAAACGTTCAACGCCTACGGAACAAAGCAATTGGCGTCTTTATCTCGCCAAGACGTTGAAGCAAACCTAGTGAACTCAGGTTTGTGGACTGCTTTGCGCACTCGTCCGTACAGCAAAACGCCAGCGCTGGGCAGTGTAGCTGCCAACATTTTTGTTAGCGCCATGGACACTAATCCGCTTGCTGCGGATCCGCAAGTCATTATCGCTGAGCAAAAACAAGCGTTTGTAGACGGTTTGACTGTGTTGTCGCGTTTAACCGAAGGTAAGGTGTTTGTTTCTAAAGCGCCTGGTGCTGATATTCCAGCCGGTAACGCGACTGTTAACGAATTTGCTGGTCCTCATCCGGCCGGTCTCGTTGGCACCCACATTCATTTCTTAGCGCCAGTTTCTGCTGATAAAATGGCTTGGCACCTTGGTTACCAAGACGTTATTGCTATTGGTACGCTATTCACAACGGGCAAGTTAGACTCAAGCCGCGTTGTTGCGCTAGCCGGTCCGGCCGCCAAGAACCCGCGTTTAGTGCGTACAATTGTTGGTGCGAGCACAGACGAATTAACTGCAGGCGAACTAATTGACGGCGAAGTACGTATCATCTCTGGTTCTCCACTACAAGGCGTTAAAGCGGTTGGCGCACATGCCTACCTTGGTCGCTTTCACGTGCAAGTGGCTGCGTTGTTAGAAGGTCGTGAAAAAGAGTTTATTGGTTACATGTACCCAGGTCCGAACAAGTTCTCGGTTACTCGTGCGTATATGTCACACTTTTTCAAAGGCAAGTTGTTTAATATGACAACCACCACGAATGGTTCAAGCCGTGCCATGGTGCCAATTGGCAACTACGAGCGCGTTATGCCGCTAGATATTTTACCAACTATGTTGTTGCGTGATTTAGCTGCTAAAGACACTGACAGCGCCCAGCTGCTAGGTGCCCTAGAGCTTGACGAAGAAGATTTAGCATTATGTACATTCGTATGTCCTGGTAAAACTGACTACGGCGTATTGTTGCGTGACGTCCTAACCACGATTGAGAAGGAAGGTTAG
- the nqrF gene encoding NADH:ubiquinone reductase (Na(+)-transporting) subunit F, translating to MQEIILGVGMFTAIVVALVLVILFAKSKLVAEGDVTISINGDPDKAVTTAAGGKLLGALADQGIFIPSACGGGGTCGQCRVHVHSGGGDILPTELGHITKREAKEGCRLSCQVAVKQNMDIEIEDEIFGVQQWECEVISNDNKATFIKELKLKIPDGEVVPFRAGGYIQIEAPAHHVKYSDFDIPEEYRPDWEHFGFFDVESKVDTDTLRAYSMANYPEEEGIIMLNVRIATPPPGRLHLPAGKMSSYIWSLKAGDKVTISGPFGEFFAKDTDAEMVFVGGGAGMAPMRSHIFDQLKRLQSKRKISFWYGARSKREMFYVEDFDGLAAENDNFQWHVALSDPQPEDNWEGYTGFIHNVLYENYLKDHEAPEDCEFYMCGPPMMNAAVIGMLKDLGVEDENILLDDFGG from the coding sequence ATGCAAGAAATTATTCTAGGCGTAGGTATGTTCACCGCTATCGTTGTCGCTTTGGTATTGGTTATCTTATTTGCCAAGTCGAAGTTGGTAGCTGAAGGCGATGTAACAATCTCAATTAATGGCGACCCAGACAAAGCTGTAACAACAGCAGCGGGTGGTAAATTACTTGGCGCCTTAGCTGATCAAGGTATTTTTATTCCATCAGCCTGTGGTGGTGGTGGTACTTGTGGCCAGTGTCGTGTACACGTTCACTCAGGTGGTGGTGACATTCTGCCGACTGAGCTAGGTCACATCACTAAGCGCGAAGCCAAAGAAGGCTGTCGTTTATCGTGTCAGGTAGCCGTAAAGCAAAACATGGACATTGAAATCGAAGATGAAATCTTCGGTGTACAGCAATGGGAATGTGAAGTTATCTCTAACGATAACAAAGCGACCTTCATCAAAGAACTTAAGCTTAAGATCCCTGATGGTGAAGTGGTTCCATTCCGCGCTGGTGGTTATATCCAAATCGAAGCACCTGCGCATCATGTTAAGTACTCTGATTTCGATATTCCAGAAGAATACCGCCCAGACTGGGAACACTTTGGTTTCTTCGATGTAGAGTCAAAAGTAGACACCGATACATTGCGTGCTTACTCAATGGCTAACTACCCAGAAGAAGAAGGCATCATCATGCTAAACGTTCGTATCGCGACTCCGCCTCCAGGACGTTTACATTTGCCTGCGGGTAAAATGTCGTCTTACATCTGGAGCCTTAAGGCTGGCGATAAAGTAACGATTTCTGGTCCGTTTGGTGAGTTCTTTGCCAAAGATACTGATGCAGAAATGGTATTCGTTGGTGGTGGTGCAGGTATGGCACCAATGCGTTCGCACATCTTCGACCAGCTTAAGCGTCTTCAATCTAAGCGTAAGATCTCTTTCTGGTACGGTGCGCGTTCTAAGCGTGAAATGTTCTACGTTGAAGATTTCGATGGCTTAGCGGCTGAAAACGACAACTTCCAGTGGCATGTAGCACTTTCAGATCCTCAGCCAGAGGACAACTGGGAAGGTTACACAGGTTTCATCCACAACGTTTTGTATGAAAACTACCTGAAAGACCACGAAGCACCAGAAGATTGTGAATTCTACATGTGTGGGCCGCCAATGATGAACGCGGCTGTTATCGGCATGTTGAAAGACTTGGGTGTTGAAGATGAAAACATCCTATTAGATGACTTCGGTGGTTAA
- a CDS encoding NADH:ubiquinone reductase (Na(+)-transporting) subunit D — MSDVSTKQVLTKPIVDNNPIALQVLGICSALAVTSSMANALVMTIAVVLVTAFSNLFISIIRNHIPSSVRIIVQMAIIASLVIVVDQVLKAFSYQLSKELSVFVGLIITNCIVMGRAEAFAMKEKPVVSFMDGIGNGLGYGLILMLVAFFRELLGFGTVFGIEILPLIQNDGWYQANGLLVLPFSSFFIIGLIIWAIRQWKPEQVEKD; from the coding sequence ATGAGTGATGTATCAACCAAACAAGTGTTAACGAAACCTATCGTTGACAATAACCCAATTGCTTTACAAGTACTGGGTATTTGTTCTGCCCTAGCGGTAACCAGCTCAATGGCTAACGCTTTGGTTATGACCATTGCGGTGGTTTTGGTAACAGCATTTTCAAACCTGTTTATCTCGATTATCCGTAACCATATACCATCAAGCGTGCGTATTATCGTGCAAATGGCGATTATCGCGTCATTGGTAATCGTGGTTGACCAAGTTCTTAAAGCGTTCTCGTATCAGCTTTCTAAAGAACTATCGGTATTCGTTGGTTTGATCATCACCAACTGTATCGTAATGGGTCGTGCAGAAGCGTTTGCGATGAAAGAAAAGCCAGTGGTATCGTTCATGGACGGTATCGGTAACGGTTTAGGTTACGGTTTGATCCTAATGCTAGTTGCTTTCTTCCGTGAGTTATTGGGTTTTGGTACCGTATTTGGTATTGAAATTCTTCCATTGATTCAAAACGATGGCTGGTATCAAGCTAATGGTCTTCTTGTACTACCATTTAGCTCATTCTTCATCATTGGTTTAATCATCTGGGCAATTCGCCAGTGGAAACCAGAGCAAGTTGAGAAGGACTAA
- the nqrE gene encoding NADH:ubiquinone reductase (Na(+)-transporting) subunit E, translated as MEHYISLFIKTIFIENIALSFFLGMCTFLAVSKKVSTAMGLGVAVVVVLGIAVPANQIIYQAILAPGALDGVLGITDPAESVDLSFLSFITFIGVIAALVQILEMVLDKFFPPLYNALGIFLPLITVNCAIFGSVSFMVAKNLTLGESVVYGIGSGIGWALAIVLLAGIREKMKYSDVPDGLKGLGITFITTGLMAFGFLSFGGISL; from the coding sequence ATGGAACATTACATTAGCTTATTTATTAAAACGATTTTTATCGAAAACATCGCCCTAAGCTTCTTCTTAGGTATGTGTACTTTCCTGGCGGTATCAAAGAAAGTTAGCACTGCCATGGGACTTGGTGTTGCGGTAGTTGTGGTTTTAGGTATCGCGGTACCTGCCAACCAAATCATCTACCAAGCGATTTTGGCACCAGGTGCACTTGATGGCGTATTAGGTATCACAGATCCTGCTGAGTCGGTTGACTTATCATTCTTGTCGTTCATCACCTTTATCGGTGTTATCGCGGCATTAGTACAAATCCTTGAGATGGTACTAGACAAGTTCTTCCCGCCGTTATACAACGCGTTAGGTATCTTCTTACCACTGATCACCGTAAACTGTGCGATCTTTGGTTCGGTATCGTTCATGGTTGCTAAAAACCTAACCTTAGGTGAATCAGTAGTATACGGTATCGGCTCGGGCATTGGTTGGGCATTAGCTATTGTCCTTCTTGCGGGTATCCGTGAGAAGATGAAGTACTCTGATGTACCAGATGGCTTGAAAGGTTTGGGGATTACGTTTATCACGACTGGTTTGATGGCTTTTGGCTTCTTATCATTCGGTGGTATTTCGTTATAA
- a CDS encoding FAD:protein FMN transferase, translated as MRALIQKIILATTLLMLLACTEAPEQPQLQELQLSGRTMGPIVYTVKLIANKQHIEDTLLAEQVDQLLKKINGQMSTYDPNSELSAFNQYRGFEARSVSPELNQVLAESIRLAEITHGALDVTVGPLVNLWSFGPEKRPERVPSDELILQTKQRIGIDKVTLNQNLLAKTDAEVYVDLSAIAKGFAVDMVADLLEQQGHHNYLVDIGGEMRLKGKKLNGQAWRIAVEKPISGTRAVQKVIMPGDNAVATSGDYRNYFEEGGVRYSHTIDPTTGWPISHKLVSVTVVHPSAMTADGLATAIEVMGPEKGLAFAQQQQFAVYLISKDGDAFSETMTEQFKQYLAE; from the coding sequence ATGCGCGCCTTGATTCAAAAAATTATCTTAGCGACAACGTTACTGATGCTTCTTGCTTGCACTGAAGCGCCAGAGCAGCCACAGTTGCAGGAGCTGCAACTATCGGGCCGAACTATGGGGCCGATTGTTTATACGGTTAAGCTCATTGCCAATAAGCAACACATTGAAGACACACTGCTTGCCGAGCAAGTTGATCAGTTATTAAAGAAAATTAACGGTCAAATGTCGACTTATGATCCTAATTCGGAGTTATCGGCATTTAATCAATATCGCGGTTTTGAAGCGCGTTCAGTGTCACCTGAACTTAATCAGGTCTTAGCAGAGTCAATTAGGCTGGCCGAGATTACTCACGGTGCGTTAGACGTTACCGTTGGTCCATTGGTTAATCTATGGAGTTTTGGGCCTGAGAAGCGCCCTGAACGTGTGCCAAGCGACGAGTTAATCCTGCAAACCAAGCAGCGCATTGGTATTGATAAAGTTACGCTAAACCAAAATTTGCTCGCGAAAACAGACGCCGAGGTTTATGTCGATCTGTCAGCTATCGCTAAAGGTTTTGCGGTAGACATGGTTGCTGACCTTTTAGAGCAACAAGGACATCACAATTACTTAGTCGATATTGGTGGTGAAATGCGCTTAAAAGGTAAAAAGCTCAATGGTCAAGCGTGGCGTATTGCGGTAGAGAAGCCAATTTCTGGGACAAGAGCGGTACAAAAGGTTATAATGCCGGGCGATAACGCGGTGGCCACCTCAGGCGATTATCGCAACTATTTTGAAGAGGGTGGCGTGCGCTATTCTCACACCATCGATCCAACAACCGGCTGGCCGATAAGCCACAAATTGGTATCGGTGACGGTGGTGCATCCATCGGCGATGACCGCGGATGGTTTAGCGACAGCTATTGAAGTCATGGGCCCGGAAAAAGGCTTAGCTTTTGCCCAGCAGCAGCAATTTGCGGTGTACCTTATTAGTAAAGATGGTGACGCGTTTAGCGAAACCATGACGGAACAGTTTAAGCAGTATCTGGCTGAATAA
- a CDS encoding Na(+)-translocating NADH-quinone reductase subunit C produces MSNKKETFGKTVGFVVAVCLVCAALVSISAVQLKPLQTANKLLDKQTKILEAAGLLEKAGDDVVATYNQFVEAKMIDVATGEYVDGNPNMFDERRDARDPALSSKPENDIAGINRRADQQVVYLVKNGAGEIDTVILPIVGSGLWDLMYGFIGLESDLNTVKSVVYSDHKETPGLGAEVMNPKWKALWPGKKLFDENGDVAIRLVKGGAKPGDIHGVDGLSGATLTSVGVENTIHFWLGDEGYGPYIAKIREKGLN; encoded by the coding sequence GTGTCTAATAAAAAAGAAACTTTTGGCAAAACCGTTGGCTTTGTTGTAGCAGTATGTTTGGTTTGTGCTGCGTTAGTATCGATTTCAGCGGTACAGCTAAAACCACTGCAAACAGCCAACAAGCTACTTGATAAGCAAACGAAAATCTTAGAAGCAGCGGGCTTATTGGAGAAGGCGGGCGATGATGTTGTTGCTACCTACAACCAATTTGTCGAAGCAAAAATGATTGACGTTGCCACCGGTGAATATGTTGACGGTAACCCGAACATGTTTGACGAGCGTCGCGACGCACGTGACCCGGCACTATCATCAAAACCAGAAAACGACATTGCAGGTATTAACCGCCGCGCTGATCAACAAGTTGTTTACTTAGTGAAAAACGGTGCAGGTGAAATCGATACGGTAATTTTACCAATCGTAGGCTCAGGCCTTTGGGATCTTATGTACGGTTTCATCGGTTTAGAATCTGACCTGAACACAGTTAAGTCGGTTGTATACTCTGACCACAAAGAAACTCCGGGCTTAGGTGCGGAAGTTATGAACCCTAAGTGGAAAGCGTTATGGCCAGGCAAAAAGCTGTTTGATGAAAACGGCGACGTTGCGATCCGTCTAGTTAAAGGCGGTGCTAAACCTGGCGATATTCACGGTGTTGACGGCTTATCTGGTGCTACGTTGACCAGTGTTGGCGTAGAGAACACAATCCACTTCTGGTTAGGCGATGAAGGCTACGGTCCATACATCGCTAAAATTCGTGAAAAGGGGCTTAACTAA
- a CDS encoding TRAP transporter substrate-binding protein, translating to MKQLITALVIATTCVALTACGERGESTQVAQDQQRFKWKLVTSWPKNFPGLGSAPEKFAQHVNKMSNGRLTVEVFGAGQLVPGFEVFDSVAEGTAEMGHSGAYYWKGKIPAASFFAAVPFGMTASETNAWLHYGGGLELWQKLYKPFGIIPVAGGNSGAQFAGWFNKEINSIADLQGLKMRIGGIGGEVMSRAGALPVNMPGGEIFSSLQSGALDASEWVGPYNDLAFGFHKAAKYYYSTAWQEPTATLEFLINEQAFNQLPSDLQEMVLVAARAVHDDMLNEYTARNARALQTLITQHNVQVRTFPDDVIDVLKSTTKEVINEMAEQDASVKEVWTSYKAFYDEIKRYHQLSEQAYLENRQ from the coding sequence ATGAAACAATTAATAACCGCTCTAGTTATCGCAACCACCTGCGTTGCGCTCACCGCATGTGGTGAGCGAGGGGAAAGCACTCAGGTTGCGCAAGACCAGCAACGCTTTAAGTGGAAATTGGTCACATCGTGGCCAAAAAACTTTCCTGGACTGGGTAGCGCACCGGAAAAGTTTGCTCAACACGTTAATAAAATGAGTAATGGTCGTTTAACGGTAGAAGTATTTGGCGCAGGTCAATTGGTTCCAGGATTTGAGGTATTCGACTCGGTTGCCGAAGGTACCGCCGAAATGGGCCATTCTGGGGCGTACTACTGGAAAGGAAAAATTCCGGCAGCGTCGTTTTTTGCCGCCGTACCATTTGGTATGACGGCGTCAGAAACCAACGCTTGGTTGCACTATGGTGGCGGCTTAGAGTTATGGCAAAAGTTATACAAGCCGTTTGGCATCATTCCCGTTGCTGGCGGTAACTCTGGTGCTCAATTTGCCGGTTGGTTTAACAAAGAAATTAACTCGATTGCTGATTTACAAGGTTTGAAAATGCGCATTGGCGGCATTGGTGGTGAAGTGATGAGCCGTGCCGGAGCCTTGCCGGTGAATATGCCTGGCGGTGAGATTTTTTCATCGTTGCAAAGTGGTGCGTTAGATGCCAGCGAGTGGGTAGGTCCATACAATGACTTGGCGTTTGGTTTTCACAAGGCGGCCAAGTATTATTATTCAACCGCTTGGCAGGAGCCGACCGCAACGTTGGAGTTTTTGATCAACGAACAGGCGTTTAATCAACTGCCGAGCGATTTACAAGAAATGGTATTAGTCGCGGCTCGAGCGGTTCACGATGATATGCTCAACGAATATACCGCCCGTAATGCGCGTGCGTTGCAGACCTTAATTACCCAGCACAATGTGCAAGTTAGAACCTTTCCCGATGATGTGATCGATGTACTAAAAAGTACAACAAAAGAGGTTATTAATGAGATGGCTGAGCAAGATGCGTCGGTAAAGGAGGTGTGGACCTCTTACAAGGCATTTTACGATGAGATCAAACGCTATCATCAGCTAAGTGAGCAAGCGTATCTTGAAAATCGCCAGTAG
- the fabV gene encoding enoyl-ACP reductase FabV, whose amino-acid sequence MVIQPKVRGFICTNAHPVGCAQHVQEQIDYVKSQPQADNMPKKVLVIGASTGYGLASRITAAFGGGASTLGIFFEKEPTEKRTGSAGWYNTAAFQHAAEDAGLYSKNINGDAFSTELKEQTIETIKQDLGQVDLVVYSLAAPRRTDPVTGEVYASALKPIGNGFTTKSLNTSKRVIEEVAVEPATEEEIAGTIKVMGGEDWELWMNALKDAGVLATGCKTVAYTYIGKQLTWPLYGKATIGRAKEDLDRAATEIRKVTADIDGEAFVTSLNAVVTQASSAIPIMPLYISGLFKVMKQDGTHENPIQQIQGLFRDNLYSTTRDLDEKNRIMQNLKELDDSVQQRVQQIWDQVDTDSIDALTDYVGYNHEFMKLFGFEVDGVDYDADVSPLAPINNLL is encoded by the coding sequence ATGGTTATTCAACCAAAAGTACGTGGCTTTATCTGTACTAATGCTCATCCAGTGGGCTGTGCTCAGCACGTTCAGGAACAAATTGATTACGTAAAATCACAACCACAAGCCGACAATATGCCAAAGAAAGTGTTGGTTATCGGTGCGTCAACAGGTTACGGTTTGGCATCGCGCATTACCGCGGCCTTTGGTGGTGGCGCATCAACATTAGGGATCTTTTTTGAAAAAGAACCGACTGAAAAGCGCACTGGCTCAGCAGGTTGGTATAACACCGCCGCTTTCCAACACGCCGCAGAAGACGCCGGCTTGTACTCTAAAAATATCAATGGCGACGCTTTCTCTACTGAGCTTAAAGAGCAAACCATTGAAACCATTAAACAAGATTTGGGGCAAGTTGATTTAGTCGTGTATTCGTTGGCTGCACCTCGTCGCACCGATCCGGTAACAGGTGAAGTATACGCGTCTGCACTTAAGCCAATCGGCAATGGCTTTACGACCAAATCGTTAAACACCAGTAAGCGGGTAATTGAAGAAGTGGCGGTTGAACCTGCGACGGAAGAAGAAATTGCCGGCACCATCAAAGTAATGGGTGGCGAAGACTGGGAACTTTGGATGAATGCGCTAAAAGACGCCGGTGTATTGGCAACTGGATGTAAAACGGTTGCTTACACCTACATTGGTAAACAACTTACCTGGCCATTGTATGGCAAGGCGACGATTGGCCGAGCGAAAGAAGACTTAGATCGCGCGGCGACGGAAATCCGCAAAGTCACCGCCGATATTGACGGCGAAGCATTCGTCACCTCGTTAAACGCAGTAGTAACACAAGCCAGCTCTGCGATTCCGATTATGCCGTTGTATATTTCGGGGTTGTTCAAGGTGATGAAACAAGACGGTACTCATGAGAATCCGATCCAACAGATTCAAGGTTTATTCCGCGATAACTTGTACTCGACTACTCGCGATTTAGACGAAAAAAATCGGATCATGCAAAACCTAAAAGAACTCGATGATAGCGTCCAACAACGCGTTCAACAAATTTGGGATCAAGTTGATACCGATAGTATCGACGCGTTAACTGATTACGTTGGTTACAATCACGAGTTTATGAAACTGTTTGGCTTTGAAGTGGATGGCGTTGACTATGACGCTGATGTAAGTCCGCTCGCGCCAATCAATAACTTGCTGTAA